From a region of the Triticum aestivum cultivar Chinese Spring chromosome 7D, IWGSC CS RefSeq v2.1, whole genome shotgun sequence genome:
- the LOC123170733 gene encoding nitrate reductase [NADH]-like: MAASVQLDEPARTPRVEEEEEASDDEEEHEEWRELYGSQLQLEVEPPLHDARDEGTADAWTERNPSLIRLTGKHPFNCEPPLARLMHHGFITPAPLHYVRNHGPVPRADWSSWTVEVSGLVSRAVRLTMDELVRDFPAAELPVTLVCAGNRRKEQNMVRQTAGFNWGAAGVSTSVWRGARLRDVLRRCGIMGLRKGRGALHVCFVGAEDLPGGGGGGAKYGTSVTREWALDPSRDIMLAYAQNGEPLLPDHGFPVRVIIPGCIGGRMVKWLTRIVVTAAESDNYYHFKDNRVLPSHVDAELADAQAWWYKPEYIINELNTNSVITTPGHDEILPINAFTTQRAYTMKGYAYAGGGKKIIRVEVTLDGGETWMLCTLDIPEKPNKYGRYWCWCFWSVDVEVLDLLGAKEVAVRAWDQAQNTQPEKLIWNLMGMMNNCWFKVKVNVCRPHKREIGLVFEHPTQPANQTGGWMARQKHMETAAPGLKRSTSTPFIHTTDDKQFTMSEVRKHGSKDSAWIVVHGHVYDCTAFLKDHPGGADSILINAGTDCTEEFDAIHSDKAKALLDAHRIGQLITTGGGYTSDNSVHGGSSLAPIREATKATAAPIALSSPREKVRCRLVDKKELSRDVCLFRFALPSSDQVLGLPVGKHIFVCANIEGKLCMRPYTPTSMVDKVGQFELLVKVYFKNEHPKFPDGGVMTQYLESLQVGSSYIDVKGPLGHVEYTGRGSFMIGGKPRRARRLAMICGGSGITPMYQVIQAVLRDQPGDETEMHLVYANRTEDDILLRDELDRWAAEHPDMLKVWYVIDQVKRPEEGWKFSVGHVREDILRAHVPEGGDDTLALACGPPPMIKFAISPNLEKMKEPEEAVPDAPPRRSVIGPEDYLPPGQEELLERVVLERSARDQEEMEERIRRELEYERLFLETGLTASQAHASKEADLRVMKEEQAKLFVDLDPDSSDSD, encoded by the exons atggcGGCCTCTGTGCAGCTTGATGAGCCTGCTCGGACGCCCCGcgtggaggaagaggaagaggcgtcggacgacgaggaggagcacgAGGAGTGGAGGGAGCTGTACGGCTCGCAGCTGCAGCTGGAGGTGGAGCCGCCGCTGCACGACGCGCGCGACGAGGGCACGGCGGACGCGTGGACGGAGCGTAACCCGTCGCTCATCCGCCTCACCGGCAAGCACCCCTTCAACTGCGAGCCGCCGCTGGCGCGCCTCATGCACCACGGCTTCATCACCCCGGCGCCGCTGCACTACGTGCGCAACCACGGCCCCGTGCCCCGCGCCGACTGGTCCTCGTGGACCGTGGAGGTCTCCGGCCTCGTCAGCCGGGCCGTGCGGCTCACCATGGACGAGCTGGTCCGCGACTTCCCCGCCGCGGAGCTCCCCGTCACGCTCGTCTGTGCCGGCAACCGCCGCAAGGAGCAGAACATGGTGCGGCAGACGGCCGGGTTCAACTGGGGCGCCGCGGGCGTGTCCACCTCCGTGTGGCGCGGCGCGCGCCTCCGCGACGTACTGCGCCGGTGCGGCATCATGGGCCTCAGGAAGGGCCGCGGCGCGCTCCACGTGTGCTTCGTGGGCGCCGAGGAcctccccggcggcggcggcggcggcgccaagtaCGGCACCAGCGTGACGCGCGAGTGGGCGCTGGACCCTTCCAGAGACATCATGCTCGCCTACGCTCAGAACGGGGAGCCGCTGCTGCCGGACCACGGCTTCCCGGTGCGCGTCATCATCCCGGGCTGCATCGGCGGCCGCATGGTCAAGTGGCTCACGCGCATCGTCGTCACCGCCGCCGAGTCCGACAACTACTACCACTTCAAGGACAACCGCGTCCTGCCGTCCCACGTCGACGCCGAGCTCGCCGACGCGCAGGCGTGGTGGTACAAGCCGGAGTACATCATCAACGAGCTCAACACAAACTCGGTGATCACCACGCCCGGTCACGACGAGATCCTGCCCATCAACGCCTTCACCACGCAGCGCGCCTACACCATGAAAGGATACGCCTACGCCG GTGGTGGCAAGAAGATCATAAGAGTGGAGGTGACGCTGGACGGGGGCGAGACATGGATGTTGTGCACGCTCGACATCCCGGAGAAGCCCAACAAGTATGGCAGGTACTGGTGCTGGTGCTTCTGGTCCGTCGATGTCGAGGTCCTGGATCTCCTCGGCGCCAAGGAGGTGGCGGTGCGCGCCTGGGACCAGGCACAGAACACCCAACCCGAGAAGCTTATATGGAACCTCATG GGGATGATGAACAACTGTTGGTTCAAGGTCAAGGTGAACGTGTGCCGGCCGCACAAGAGGGAGATCGGTCTGGTGTTCGAGCATCCGACGCAGCCAGCCAACCAGACGGGCGGGTGGATGGCGCGGCAGAAGCACATGGAGACCGCCGCCCCGGGACTCAAGCGTAGCACGTCCACGCCCTTCATTCACACCACCGACGACAAGCAGTTCACCATGTCCGAGGTGCGCAAGCACGGGTCCAAGGACTCTGCGTGGATCGTCGTCCACGGACACGTCTACGACTGCACCGCCTTCCTCAAGGACCACCCCGGTGGCGCCGACAGCATCCTCATCAACGCTGGCACGGACTGCACCGAGGAGTTCGACGCCATCCACTCAGACAAGGCAAAGGCGCTCCTCGACGCGCACCGCATCGGCCAACTCATCACCACTGGCGGCGGCTATACCTCTGACAACTCCGTCCATGGCGGCTCCTCTCTTGCCCCCATCCGCGAGGCTACCAAGGCCACCGCCGCACCGATCGCACTATCAAGCCCGCGTGAGAAGGTTCGCTGCCGCCTCGTCGACAAGAAGGAGCTCTCCCGTGACGTGTGCCTGTTCCGCTTCGCGCTGCCGTCCTCCGACCAGGTGCTCGGCCTGCCAGTTGGCAAGCACATATTTGTGTGCGCCAACATCGAGGGGAAGTTATGCATGCGCCCGTACACGCCGACGAGCATGGTCGACAAGGTCGGCCAGTTCGAGCTCCTCGTCAAGGTGTACTTCAAGAACGAGCACCCCAAGTTCCCCGACGGCGGGGTCATGACACAGTACCTGGAATCGCTTCAGGTAGGCAGCTCCTATATCGACGTCAAGGGGCCTCTCGGCCATGTGGAATACACCGGCCGCGGCAGCTTCATGATCGGCGGCAAGCCGCGGCGAGCGCGACGCCTGGCGATGATCTGCGGCGGGAGCGGGATCACACCCATGTATCAAGTTATCCAGGCAGTGTTGCGCGACCAGCCGGGGGATGAGACGGAGATGCACCTCGTGTATGCGAACCGGACGGAGGACGACATCCTGCTGCGCGACGAGCTGGACCGTTGGGCGGCGGAGCACCCGGACATGCTCAAGGTGTGGTACGTGATCGACCAGGTGAAGCGACCGGAGGAAGGCTGGAAGTTCAGCGTCGGGCACGTGAGGGAGGACATTCTGCGCGCACACGTGCCGGAGGGGGGCGATGACACCCTCGCGCTCGCCTGCGGGCCGCCGCCCATGATCAAGTTCGCCATCTCGCCCAACCTCGAGAAGATGAA GGAGCCGGAGGAGGCCGTGCCCGATGCGCCGCCGCGCCGAAGCGTCATCGGACCCGAGGACTACCTCCCACCGGGgcaggaggagctcctcgagcgcgTCGTCCTCGAGCGGTCGGCGAGGGATCAGGAGGAGATGGAGGAGCGCATCCGGCGCGAGCTCGAGTACGAGCGGCTCTTCCTCGAGACGGGCCTCACGGCATCGCAGGCGCATGCATCGAAGGAGGCCGACCTGCGCGTGATGAAGGAGGAGCAGGCAAAGCTCTTCGTCGACCTCGACCCCGACTCCTCCGACTCCGACTAA